DNA from Brassica napus cultivar Da-Ae chromosome C4, Da-Ae, whole genome shotgun sequence:
GATTCTTCATTGTCACATCTGGAATTGGTCTGATTTTGACTCTTTCctacttttatttaattattataatgatTAGTTTGTTATATATTCTTTAGTATGTGTTTGTGCTAGTAGAACCTCCTCCTGTTACATGACTAGTAGTGCCATCCATGTCTGATTTGTTCTTTTTTAGATTATAAAGTTgcttttcttgttcttgttcttgtctcatccctttttttttttattttcagaatGGCGTCTTCAAGCCCCCAACATTGCCACATCATCGAGGTCAATCCAGGCAAATCCGTTGAAGAAAGCACAACAAGTCTGGCGAGCAAAGCCTGCGGAGAAGCCCCCTGCGGCTTCTCAGATCTCAACAACGCTTCCGGCGACGCCCAAGAACGCAACGCCTCCATGCGCAAGCTCTGCATCGCCGTGGTGCTATGCCTTCTCTTCATGACCGTTGAAGTCTTCGGTGGCATCAAAGCTAACAGCTTAGCTATTCTCACCGACGCAGCTCATCTCCTCTCTGACGTTGCTGCTTTTGCCATCTCCTTGTTCTCCCTGTGGGCTGCTGGCTGGGAAGCGACGCCGAGGCAGACTTATGGGTTTTTCAGGATTGAGATTTTGGGAGCTCTTGTCTCCATCCAGCTCATTTGGCTCCTTACTGGTATACTTGTCTATGAAGCTATCATCAGACTTCTTAGTGAGACTAGTGAGGTTAATGGGTTCCTTATGTTCCTTGTTGCTGCTTTTGGGTTGCTCGTGAATATCATAATGGCTGTTCTGTTGGGACATGATCATGGCCACGGTCATGGCCATGGTCATGACCATCACAGTCATGGGGTGACTGTTACCACACATCATCACCATCATGGTCATGGAGAGGACAAGCATCATCACGCTCATGGGGATGATGATGTTACTGAGCAGTTGCTGGAGAAatcagagaagagaaagaggaacaTCAATGTACAAGGAGCTTACCTCCATGTCCTTGGGGACTCCATCCAGAGCGTTGGCGTTATGATTGGAGGAGGCATCATCTGGTACAAACCGGAGTGGAAGATAGTTGATCTGATCTGCACGCTTGTCTTTTCGGTTATTGTCTTGGGGACGACCATAAACATGATCAGAAGCATTCTTGAGGTGTTGATGGAGAGCACGCCGAGAGAGATCGACGCTACGAAGCTGGAGAAGGGTTTGCTGGAGATGGAGGAAGTGGTGGCTGTTCATGAGCTTCACATTTGGGCTATCACGGTGGGGAAGGTGCTGCTTGCTTGCCACGTCAATATAAGGCCAGAGGCAGATGCTGATATGGTGCTCAACAAGGTGATTGATTACATCCGCAGGGAGTATAATATCAGTCATGTCACTATACAAATCGAACGTTAAAAGTAAAACGATATGAAGAGTATTTTGTATAAGCATTTTCATTGACATGATGATAAAATCAATAaagttttctatgtttttttgtccactttctcttgttcttcatgCTTTAGGTATATTGGTATAGTTATATGTCAACTTGCTTAGAACAGAGACGTTTATCTCAACTTGTTGTGAGATTAGGTGTGTGTCTTTCAATTATCCTAGGAGTGTCACAGGGCTTGTGAATAGTGTTAGAAGCAGGATCTGATTTGTCACAAGTGGGGCCCATTGTTTTGTCCTGAGAGTCTGGTAACAAGAGGTCGTAAGTTACATCAGCTTTGTACTTTTATAAGCATTATTTTAAAAAGGACTATGTAAAGATTGGATGTTGTTAAGTTGCTTAGGCTTGTTCTGGTTTTATCACAGTAGTATGAATATGAgtgaagaaaaataaagatacTTTTAGAGACAAACACTGGTTAGTACCCTTGAAGCCAAGGCATCAACACTTGTATGCTTAACAGATAAGAATCCAGAATTCACGCGTTGAGGGGATGAATGTATAAACGCttccttagacttttaaaaggttcaatgttcttcttcttcttcctcatcatcatcatgtatGTATTAACGAAAACCCCCCACAACTGACTGTCTCTTTGCTGCCAGACAAAACTGCCAAAGCCAATAATGTTTCTTTGAGGGACCTTTCTTATGTCAGagatactctctctctctctctctctctctctctctctctctctccatcctCTCATGTTCTTTGCTCTTCAACAAACATCTGTTGTCATCTCTTTGGTCTTTATTTTTACCTCTTTGTTTACTTCCCTTTCTCCTctcatatctctcactttcaaGTTCCAATTTTCTCTTCAAGGCTTCATAACAATTTAAGAACTTCTATATAAAGCTAACGGCCTTATAAAGCGAGTACATgattatcttgtttttttttttacttcattaAAAACGCCTCACAGTTATTTTAAGAGAGATATAAACAAacaagagagatagagagatagagagatagagagatagaGGGAGGTCTCTCAGCTTTGTAATGGAGAGGATACAAGGACAAAACAAGCTCTGTGTAAATGTATCTTTATCTCAGTTTGGAacgtttttcatttattttattttcttcttttcaacTATTTGAGCCTATTTACTCCTTCCCTTAATGAGTTGCATTCAGTGCTTGTGGATGTTTGTTATACAGAAAACACTAACAAATCTGATCTCAGCTGATTAATTACCTCTCTTTGAAacattccattttttctttctctttactgACCCACTCACCAAACCACCCTACAGTAGATGAATAACCAGATTTCAATTGTTTCTTTATTCTCTCTCACTCACTTGGTAGGTACCTCCTTTTTCTTGCAGTTGTTGGATCAAAAAGTGAATGTGAGAAGAAGCCTACAAGTTCAAGCATCTGCGGAGGATCATAGCTTTCCTCTTGAGGAAGATCAATCTTCAAATCTTACCTTGCAAGGTACAAGACTTCCATTTCAACAAATACTACAAGACCCTTCTTCGGTTTTGTCCTTCAAAGACCCACACATTCTAGGAAACTATCTCCCGCATGAAGTTCCAGAGTTACATTCACCGATCCACTCAGAAACCAACCACTACTATCAGAACTCACTTTTAGAAGGAACCAATGAAGACATCTCAAGCCAAGAACTTCAGCTAAACCCAGTAGACAATGCGTTTTCAAGAGGCAAGCTCAGAAACAACAACTTGGCAGCATCAGTgagcagagagaagagaaagagaagaagcaaACCAATGAAAAACAGAGAAGAGATTGAGAGCCAGAGAATGACACACATAACGGTTGAACGAAACCGCAGACGCCAAATGAACGTTCATCTCAACTCACTCCGCTCTATCATTCCATCTTCCTACTTCCTTAGGGTATAACACAAACCTAACCTTATATAGTAAacctttatattattaataacgTTAAAGTCTTTTAACATAGTTTTGTTGCTCATAGGGAGACCAAGCGTCAATAGTAGGAGGCGCTATAGACTTCGTGAAGATCCTCGAGCAACACTTGCAATCCCTTGAAGCGCAGAAGATAACTCAACAAACAAGTAAACTGATAATCGATGCCACAGTGATGGAGAGACATGTGAATCTCAAAATCCAGTGCTGCCAGAGGAGACAAGGACAACTTGTCAGATCAATCTTTTTGCTAGAGAAACTTGGACTAACTGTACTTCATCTCAATGTGACATCTCCGTGCAATGCATCTGTCGCTTATTCCTTCAACCTCAAGGTACTAAATAACTACTTatgaaacaaagaaaacaaaacacatatctttcaaaaacatttttttggtatttctCCTCAGATGGAAGATGATTGCAACTTGGGATCAGCCGATGAGATAACGGCGGCGGTTCGTCAGATATTCGACtgttgattaaaataaaagttattttgtAACTTTGGTTTTGGTGGAGTCTTCATCTCAGCATGGTGGCATTTTGACTCTGCAGCAGAATTGGGTCCCACCTGATAAAGTTTGACGTTTGTTTTAAGAGTTGTGAATTATTCTTATGCAATCTTTTACCCTTAAACTTTTTAAGGTGATGGATGGATCATGCAATCAAACTATGTATAAAACCCAAAAAGAAAGGAGCATCTAGCTAGCAATTCACTTTGAGTAATGTAGTAACATGAATTCTTTTGCCATTCAGTGGTTTTATTGGGTCaacaatttttctttctttcttttaactTACTAATAAAGATGTTACATTAATCCAGTTATAGGCGTGATGATTTTGAAAAGTCGTTATCTTCATTGGAAAATATTGAAATGGGTGTTTCGAAAAACTCAGGCAACAACACCAAATCACAGTTCTATCCAAATGAAAGCTCCAAGATGGCCTGTACGTACGCCACGTCAGCACTATCCTGATCGGGAAACCCAAAACGAGTGGTGGGAATGGTTACTTTTCCCGTCTGCTCATATCTCCCtccaaaaaaagaaatatcaaataTCTCTCTCACTCAACACTGATCCTCCCCATTAATCTCAaagataattatattaataagcTTCTTCTGATTTGTTGGTTTGATTCTGTGATTGAAGTGCCACCAGAGCGCCATGGCTTCCCTTTCAATCTCTTCCTCTTCGACGATCATCAACTCTAGAGCTTCTCCTCCTCCTGGACAAGCCTCCTTCTCTTCTCCGTCGTGTATTTCACTTCCGATGCTTCCTCCTAAGCCGCTTCAGTTCACTACTTGCTGTCCGtttcccctttttttttttttttttttttaattgttaatgTCCGATTCCGAGTTTTAGAAAATGGCTTTTGTCTCTTTTTTATAGGTCGGAAGATTGCGAGGAGGAACGTTCTGACGAGAGCTACTGAAGTTGAAGCTCCGGTCACCGCCGAAGCTGAGACTACAGAGTTGCCGGAAATCGTCAAGACCGCTCAAGAAGCTGTAAAGAGACTTTTGCTTTTACCCTTAAATGACTCTGCTATGAAGTGAATTGGATTTTGATTTGTTGACAGTGGGAGAAAGTGGAGGATAAGTATGCAATTGGTTCTCTCGCATTTGCTGCTTTGGTGGCTCTTTGGGGATCTACTGGCCTCATCTCGGTCACTTTCCATCTTCAAAACTctttttaatttccttttttgtttgattctaatttttttttttttttttttggtggtgAAACAGGCAATCGACAGGCTTCCATTGTTTCCCGGTGTTTTTGAACTTGTAGGCATTGGTTACACTGGGGTAAGTTTCTTTCTACCTGTATGAGTATCATCTTTGCCTTTGTTGTATAATTTTGAATCATTACCAGATTTTAGCGAACCTGTTCTGAGGATTTAGACGAGATTGGATTGAGGATTAGTCCTCTGCATCCTAAGAAATACATGCAATTTAGTGTTTTCCTTACTATGATCTGATTTTCACAAATGGATTTCTGCTTCTCATGACTGATCTTGAATCTCAAGACTTGGTTTAATGGAACCTTTGAAACGTTGTTGTTTTGTTAACACAGTGGTTCGTTTACAAGAACTTGATCTTCAAACCAGACAGGTCAAGCAATCTCCCCTCAATTACATAATTTGGTTTCGTCTAGTGTTTTCTTTAAGAAATATGAAACTCATATTTTTCTATCGTAACGTGTTTCAGGGAGGTGCTGTTTCAGAAGGTCAAGGATACATACAGAGACATATTAGGGAGCAGCAGCTGAATCAGAGGAAGAAGTGTGAGAGACCATGAAGGAAAATCAAAAGAAGAATCTAAGACAtgcccctctctctctctctctctttgtgcTCCTTGTAGCTCAAAATATCAACCACCTCATTATATCAGTGTTGTAGATTCcatcccctctctctctctatgtgtTCCTTGTAGCTCAAAATATCATCCACTTTATGTCAAAGTGTTGTAAATTCCTCAAGACTGCAATGATGAGATGTTTATTTCATTCCTCTCAAGTTTTCAAAGTCTCTTCtccattttagtttatatacaAAGTAAAGACCAATATGTGTAAATGTTTTATAGTTTTCCCTTAACTTTTAGTTATCAAAAAGTGTTTGCTTCCTCTTTTCTTGAGTCATCTCATCCTCTAAAACGTTCTACAACGTAACCACAATAACACCCCTTGTCCATTGATATCTTGtgtatttaaatgattttaagcATCATTCTAGTTCTTAAATTGatcatttaggcacatttagaatttgtttaggaTGCATTGTATTGCATTTGTGTGTTTTACAGGTTTGGAGAAGTGCTAGTCAGATTTTGGAGCCTAAGGAGTCAATAAACGTTCAAAGGTGATGAAGAATGGAGTGGTAGCAGTCAACAGCCGCGACCAAGTGTTGGCTGCGAAGGAGCAGTGTCGTCGCAGGTTCCCTTCGCGGGAAGAAGATGTCTGCGGTCAAGTGTTGACGAGACGGAGCCTTCCCCGCAACCATCCTTCGCGGGATAGTGATGCACGCGGCCGTCGACAAACCCATTCCGTTAGTTTCGCAACCTGAGATCGCGGGACCTGTGTTCGCGGCCATGGCTCGAATCAGagcattttattattttacccCTGTGTTTCTAAGCTATTATAAATACATTGTAAACCTAATCTTAGAgattatcttgttttctatctaaacACAAACTTATTTTGGTGAAAGATTCAATCTTTAATCTCTTTACCTTTTATTCCTTTGTGTTTGTTGGATCATTCtaatcactaatcatgattagtctTAAATCAATCAATGATTTAAAGTCTATCATGATGACTAGTGAGTAGTTATCTTTTGAATCCATGGGTTACGTAGATCTAGGGTGATTAATAGAGAGTTAAGGTGTTGAATGATTAGATATTTCTGTTTCTATGCATATTGAGTGTTCTTAATGCTTGATTTGACTTGATCAATCTCATCTTGATATTAAGCTATTTTATACTTGCAAGGTATTTGTTAAAATACTTGACTAAACTTGATATTGCTCTTGCTTGAATAACCAAAGGGGTTTGATGTTAGGATTACTATGGTTAATAAACTTGAATATAATGCATGCTTGAATGATTTAAACCAAT
Protein-coding regions in this window:
- the LOC125574982 gene encoding metal tolerance protein 1-like, translating into MASSSPQHCHIIEVNPGKSVEESTTSLASKACGEAPCGFSDLNNASGDAQERNASMRKLCIAVVLCLLFMTVEVFGGIKANSLAILTDAAHLLSDVAAFAISLFSLWAAGWEATPRQTYGFFRIEILGALVSIQLIWLLTGILVYEAIIRLLSETSEVNGFLMFLVAAFGLLVNIIMAVLLGHDHGHGHGHGHDHHSHGVTVTTHHHHHGHGEDKHHHAHGDDDVTEQLLEKSEKRKRNINVQGAYLHVLGDSIQSVGVMIGGGIIWYKPEWKIVDLICTLVFSVIVLGTTINMIRSILEVLMESTPREIDATKLEKGLLEMEEVVAVHELHIWAITVGKVLLACHVNIRPEADADMVLNKVIDYIRREYNISHVTIQIER
- the LOC125574981 gene encoding transcription factor bHLH70-like isoform X2, giving the protein MERIQGQNKLCVNLLDQKVNVRRSLQVQASAEDHSFPLEEDQSSNLTLQGTRLPFQQILQDPSSVLSFKDPHILGNYLPHEVPELHSPIHSETNHYYQNSLLEGTNEDISSQELQLNPVDNAFSRGKLRNNNLAASVSREKRKRRSKPMKNREEIESQRMTHITVERNRRRQMNVHLNSLRSIIPSSYFLRGDQASIVGGAIDFVKILEQHLQSLEAQKITQQTSKLIIDATVMERHVNLKIQCCQRRQGQLVRSIFLLEKLGLTVLHLNVTSPCNASVAYSFNLKMEDDCNLGSADEITAAVRQIFDC
- the LOC125574981 gene encoding transcription factor bHLH70-like isoform X1; the protein is MNNQISIVSLFSLTHLVGTSFFLQLLDQKVNVRRSLQVQASAEDHSFPLEEDQSSNLTLQGTRLPFQQILQDPSSVLSFKDPHILGNYLPHEVPELHSPIHSETNHYYQNSLLEGTNEDISSQELQLNPVDNAFSRGKLRNNNLAASVSREKRKRRSKPMKNREEIESQRMTHITVERNRRRQMNVHLNSLRSIIPSSYFLRGDQASIVGGAIDFVKILEQHLQSLEAQKITQQTSKLIIDATVMERHVNLKIQCCQRRQGQLVRSIFLLEKLGLTVLHLNVTSPCNASVAYSFNLKMEDDCNLGSADEITAAVRQIFDC
- the LOC106391968 gene encoding protein CURVATURE THYLAKOID 1B, chloroplastic, whose translation is MASLSISSSSTIINSRASPPPGQASFSSPSCISLPMLPPKPLQFTTCCRKIARRNVLTRATEVEAPVTAEAETTELPEIVKTAQEAWEKVEDKYAIGSLAFAALVALWGSTGLISAIDRLPLFPGVFELVGIGYTGWFVYKNLIFKPDREVLFQKVKDTYRDILGSSS